One segment of Anopheles stephensi strain Indian chromosome 3, UCI_ANSTEP_V1.0, whole genome shotgun sequence DNA contains the following:
- the LOC118513315 gene encoding zinc finger protein ush isoform X3: MIMSRRKQSNPKPLLQKRDDEEAGDEQQQQQQQSQSSIPAEENGDSNSTIGSNNGNSGNSNSSSSSSSSSSNHSSRSNSSAEMNGGGMEPSIDAKLETEEMSDRSPPRPDATPSPTVEHPPPSSQPPDGDPADRGEPPADDGEPVELALREIKQEPNVEQEANVGKEPRPGSTCSSQGQTPSPTPVPMLRLNVALAADPAANPDAKDLKNLSDAEAALEEKQSHHHLHHHQQQQHALNMAIGPPPALQSLGSTPPALLSRKPAPSLKGPELTLPVELPPRLPMYICGPCGIRFSSASTLEAHQTYYCSHRKDADEAGGGGGGGGGGPGGGTAANAGPAGGSSTGSAGGVKNAHPGGDGTGEPPAKALKTGKQYACSQCSYSADKKVSLNRHMRMHQSSPSPSPVGAIVNGDEAVVLAGHHHVQQQQQQQQQQLQLIQAQAVAAAAAVLHQQQQQQQQQQQQQGQQSQGPAPQVDRYCSDCDIRFSSTKTYRAHKQHYCSSRHREGQQSNNSTPKPSSAPKSGSQSPPDVPKTPPVAAASQQPFLALPTNPIIVIPYSLIRGASVIPGLLSSLAPGVANPESACFIFQNGSLQPIAMSLASQVQAVTAAIGPSGFEGLTGHTQTQRPTQTSGAIGCNQQQQQQTHQQQQPSRGPTPNISNSSDNNSVHSGSGGASTGEVLKAINKRDNSANKEQPTGSTPLDLSVRRLSPGAIGSLSLRERSLSLSSAVSADPRLDFDSLMEGKENLSVSGDSLTPEQIVCAPSLPGSPPLTPSPKRRSNSPRGGGGGGGGPVSNAAAVAAAAAAAAAAAAQHGLGGPVGGLSISPLTLQQQLMRPLLPADIALRLSAVGDPTVNLNLNILPNAHPLLTKQGVELALRLSGSSGASAGDGLAKPQISPLLNNISPTGAGGGGGGGPPGVNSSGPPAGPPVLGPATPQIFVKQGDSKCKECNIVFCKYENYLAHKKHYCSARNQEDGELPKVSPPISPQALAVGAASGASPAISGGSVAYQQLICAACGIKFTSLDNLSAHQMYYCPKRIDATLPVSATPTAVVTTQPHKERCSKCKSMHEPGQPCTVAGHGAYKCPICEEISPNSTEARRHMDTHGGVKAFRCTICRYKGNTLRGMRTHIRMHFDKKTSEFNEENFITCILEEDGIEIPPAGAQNAAALAAVAAAHAIASQKFPPAQDAPDHAGVLPRISPPSASSTGNGQLVRHQCDLCPYSSSYRVNVAKHIKHVHGRERSSTGHSPLIGEGGESLLYNGTVGGEPGGAITRPPIASTPGLTTVANSQVIKTEPKDDVSGGPQSTDPATPDINVDIVMEEPAIKSEVFDPHMPSLNSPIASSPAASPLPAAVATNQQSVKTKSHPTAGSPPEHGIKTPSPPVDPTSGGSPAAQVTLLPGPKYCDTCDITFNYTNTYIAHKKFYCKAAIAAAAAAAAASVAAGTATGISPAGSSVGRRSASASPSRAATGGSTSPAVTVAVNRATETSV; this comes from the exons GAGACGATGAGGAAGCCGGtgacgaacagcagcagcagcagcagcagtcacaGAGCTCGATTCCTGCGGAGGAAAACGGTGATAGCAACAGCACAATAGGAAGTAACAACGGCAACAGTGGGAACAGtaacagcagtagtagcagcagcagcagcagcagcaatcacAGCAGTCGAAGTAACAGCAGTGCCGAAATGAACGGTGGCGGAATGGAGCCCAGCATCGACGCGAAGCTTGAGACGGAGGAAATGAGCGATAGAAGTCCACCGCGACCGGACGCGACACCTTCGCCAACGGTAGAACATCCACCACCATCGTCACAACCACCGGACGGAGATCCGGCGGACAGGGGAGAACCCCCAGCGGACGATGGGGAGCCAGTGGAGTTGGCGTTGCGCGAAATTAAGCAAGAACCGAACGTGGAACAGGAAGCGAACGTCGGCAAAGAGCCCCGACCGGGCTCGACGTGTTCGTCCCAGGGACAGACGCCTTCGCCGACGCCCGTCCCGATGCTGCGGCTCAATGTGGCGCTTGCCGCCGATCCGGCCGCAAACCCCGACGCAAAGGATCTCAAGAACCTCAGCGATGCTGAAGCGGCCCTCGAGGAGAAGCaatctcatcatcatctccaccatcaccaacagcaacaacacgcaCTCAACATGGCCATCGGTCCTCCGCCGGCACTGCAATCGTTAGGCAGTACGCCGCCGGCCCTGCTCAGCCGCAAACCGGCCCCATCGCTCAAGGGTCCCGAGTTGACGCTGCCGGTAGAACTGCCACCACGATTGCCCATGTACATATGTGGACCCTGCGGCATACGCTTCTCGTCCGCCTCGACGCTGGAAGCACACCAAACGTACTACTGCTCGCACCGTAAGGATGCGGACGAggcaggtggtggtggaggcggtggcggtggaggaCCCGGTGGAGGAACAGCCGCCAATGCTGGGCCGGCCGGCGGATCATCCACCGGGAGTGCTGGCGGCGTAAAGAATGCACATCCCGGTGGCGATGGAACGGGAGAACCGCCGGCAAAAGCCCTCAAAACTGGCAAACAGTACGCCTGCTCGCAGTGTTCGTACAGTGCGGACAAGAAGGTGTCGCTTAACCGGCACATGCGCATGCACCAATCGTCTCCCTCGCCGTCACCGGTCGGTGCGATCGTCAACGGGGACGAAGCGGTCGTCCTTGCCGGGCATCATcatgtgcagcagcaacagcagcagcagcaacagcaacttcAGCTTATCCAAGCGCAAGCGGTTGCCGCAGCTGCAGCCGTTttgcatcaacagcagcagcagcagcaacagcagcaacaacaacaaggacAACAATCGCAAGGACCAGCACCTCAGGTCGACCGCTATTGTTCCGATTGTGATATACGATTCTCCAGCACCAAGACATATCGGGCGCACAAGCAGCACTACTGCAGTTCGCGTCACCGCGAAGG GCAACAGTCGAACAACTCCACACCGAAGCCATCGTCAGCGCCGAAGTCGGGTTCGCAGAGCCCTCCGGACGTGCCGAAAACGCCACCGGTGGCGGCCGCCAGCCAGCAACCGTTCCTGGCGCTGCCGACCAATCCCATCATCGTGATACCGTACTCGCTGATCCGTGGTGCGAGCGTTATTCCCGGTTTGCT CTCATCTCTTGCGCCCGGTGTGGCCAATCCCGAGTCAGCGTGTTTCATCTTTCAAAACGGCAGTTTGCAACCGATCGCCATGTCGCTAGCATCCCAGGTGCAGGCGGTAACGGCGGCGATAGGGCCGAGCGGGTTCGAAGGACTGACGGGACACACTCAAACGCAGCGCCCTACACAAACTTCCGGTGCTATTGGctgcaatcagcagcagcagcagcagacccatcaacaacagcaaccttCCCGTGGTCCCACCCCAAACATATCGAACAGCAGTGATAATAACAGCGTGCACAGTGGCTCCGGTGGAGCATCAACGGGCGAGGTGCTGAAGGCCATCAACAAGCGAGACAATTCTGCCAATAA AGAACAACCGACCGGATCAACTCCGCTCGATCTTTCGGTGCGGCGTCTTTCGCCCGGTGCCATCGGTAGCTTAAGCCTTCGCGAACGATCCCTCTCCCTGTCGTCGGCAGTGTCGGCCGATCCGCGGCTCGATTTCGACAGTCTCATGGAGGGCAAGGAGAATCTATCCGTCAGCGGTGATTCACTCACGCCGGAGCAGATTGTGTGTGCACCGTCGTTGCCGGGCAGTCCACCGCTTACACCTTCCCCGAAGCGTCGCTCCAACAGTCCacgtggcggtggtggtggtggtggtggaccggtaTCGAATGCGGCCGCTGTAGccgcagcagccgcagcagcagcagcggcggccgcTCAGCACGGTCTCGGTGGTCCCGTCGGTGGATTGTCCATTTCGCCGCTtacgctgcagcagcaactgaTGCGACCGCTGCTCCCAGCCGACATTGCGCTCCGCCTATCGGCCGTCGGTGATCCGACAGTCAATCTGAACCTCAACATACTGCCCAACGCCCATCCGCTGCTGACGAAGCAAGGCGTCGAGCTAGCGCTCCGGCTGTCGGGCTCGTCCGGTGCATCGGCTGGCGATGGGTTGGCAAAGCCACAGATATCTCCACTCCTTAACAACATCTCTCCAACGGGagccggcggcggcggcggcggtggacCACCGGGCGTTAATAGCAGTGGTCCACCGGCGGGACCACCCGTTCTCGGTCCCGCAACGCCCCAAATTTTCGTGAAGCAGGGCGATTCCAAGTGCAAGGAGTGTAACATTGTGTTCTGCAAGTACGAAAACTATCTCGCACACAAGAAGCATTACTGTTCCGCTCGGAACCAGGAGGACGGCGAGCTGCCCAAGGTTAGCCCACCGATTTCTCCCCAAGCTTTGGCGGTTGGTGCGGCTTCCGGCGCTAGTCCGGCGATTAGCGGCGGGTCGGTCGCGTACCAGCAGCTGATCTGCGCTGCCTGCGGCATTAAGTTTACCTCGTTAGATAATCTCAGCGCTCACCAAATGTACTACTGTCCGAAGCGTATTGACGCCACGCTACCAGTG AGCGCCACCCCGACTGCTGTAGTGACAACGCAACCGCACAAGGAACGGTGCTCCAAGTGTAAGAGTATGCACGAACCGGGCCAACCGTGTACGGTCGCGGGACACGGTGCGTACAAGTGTCCCATCTGTGAGGAGATCAGCCCCAACTCGACGGAGGCGCGTCGGCACATGGATACGCACGGTGGCGTTAAGGCGTTTCGGTGCACGATCTGCCGGTACAAGGGCAACACGCTTCG CGGCATGCGCACCCACATCCGCATGCACTTCGACAAGAAAACGAGCGAGTTCAACGAGGAGAACTTCATCACCTGCATACTGGAAGAGGACGGCATCGAGATACCGCCGGCGGGAGCCCAAAATGCGGCCGCCCTGGCTGCAGTCGCGGCCGCACATGCGATCGCCTCGCAAAAGTTCCCTCCGGCACAGGATGCACCGGACCACGCCGGGGTACTGCCGCGCATCTCACCACCCTCGGCATCGTCGACCGGCAACGGGCAGCTGGTACGGCATCAGTGTGACCTTTGTCCGTACAGCTCAAGCTATCGGGTGAATGTG GCCAAACATATCAAACACGTACACGGTCGGGAGCGATCCTCGACCGGCCACTCGCCACTGATCGGTGAGGGAGGAGAATCTTTGCTGTACAATGGGACGGTCGGTGGTGAGCCGGGCGGTGCCATTACACGGCCACCGATTGCCAGCACACCGGGACTTACTACCGTGGCCAATAG TCAAGTCATTAAAACGGAACCAAAGGACGACGTGAGCGGGGGCCCGCAGTCCACGGACCCGGCCACACCCGACATCAACGTGGACATCGTCATGGAAGAACCGGCCATCAAGAGCGAAGTGTTCGATCCACACATGCCCTCGCTCAACTCACCGATTGCCAGTTCGCCCGCCGCATCTCCGCTACCGGCGGCGGTGGCCACCAACCAGCAGAGCGTGAAAACGAAATCTCATCCGACGGCAGGCTCCCCGCCGGAGCACGGCATCAAAACGCCTTCGCCACCGGTGGATCCAACGTCCGGTGGATCGCCAGCGGCCCAGGTGACGCTCCTGCCCGGCCCAAAGTACTGTGACACGTGTGACATTACGTTCAACTACACCAACACTTACATCGCGCACAAGAAGTTCTACTGCAAGGCGGCAatagcggcagcagcagcagcagcagcagcatcggtcgCAGCAGGAACTGCCACCGGCATCTCACCGGCCGGATCCAGTGTTGGTCGGCGCAGTGCGTCCGCATCGCCCAGCCGGGCAGCGACGGGCGGTTCGACGAGTCCTGCCGTTACGGTGGCCGTTAATCGTGCCACGGAAACGTCCGTCTAA
- the LOC118513315 gene encoding zinc finger protein ush isoform X4 → MDGDDEEAGDEQQQQQQQSQSSIPAEENGDSNSTIGSNNGNSGNSNSSSSSSSSSSNHSSRSNSSAEMNGGGMEPSIDAKLETEEMSDRSPPRPDATPSPTVEHPPPSSQPPDGDPADRGEPPADDGEPVELALREIKQEPNVEQEANVGKEPRPGSTCSSQGQTPSPTPVPMLRLNVALAADPAANPDAKDLKNLSDAEAALEEKQSHHHLHHHQQQQHALNMAIGPPPALQSLGSTPPALLSRKPAPSLKGPELTLPVELPPRLPMYICGPCGIRFSSASTLEAHQTYYCSHRKDADEAGGGGGGGGGGPGGGTAANAGPAGGSSTGSAGGVKNAHPGGDGTGEPPAKALKTGKQYACSQCSYSADKKVSLNRHMRMHQSSPSPSPVGAIVNGDEAVVLAGHHHVQQQQQQQQQQLQLIQAQAVAAAAAVLHQQQQQQQQQQQQQGQQSQGPAPQVDRYCSDCDIRFSSTKTYRAHKQHYCSSRHREGQQSNNSTPKPSSAPKSGSQSPPDVPKTPPVAAASQQPFLALPTNPIIVIPYSLIRGASVIPGLLSSLAPGVANPESACFIFQNGSLQPIAMSLASQVQAVTAAIGPSGFEGLTGHTQTQRPTQTSGAIGCNQQQQQQTHQQQQPSRGPTPNISNSSDNNSVHSGSGGASTGEVLKAINKRDNSANKEQPTGSTPLDLSVRRLSPGAIGSLSLRERSLSLSSAVSADPRLDFDSLMEGKENLSVSGDSLTPEQIVCAPSLPGSPPLTPSPKRRSNSPRGGGGGGGGPVSNAAAVAAAAAAAAAAAAQHGLGGPVGGLSISPLTLQQQLMRPLLPADIALRLSAVGDPTVNLNLNILPNAHPLLTKQGVELALRLSGSSGASAGDGLAKPQISPLLNNISPTGAGGGGGGGPPGVNSSGPPAGPPVLGPATPQIFVKQGDSKCKECNIVFCKYENYLAHKKHYCSARNQEDGELPKVSPPISPQALAVGAASGASPAISGGSVAYQQLICAACGIKFTSLDNLSAHQMYYCPKRIDATLPVSATPTAVVTTQPHKERCSKCKSMHEPGQPCTVAGHGAYKCPICEEISPNSTEARRHMDTHGGVKAFRCTICRYKGNTLRGMRTHIRMHFDKKTSEFNEENFITCILEEDGIEIPPAGAQNAAALAAVAAAHAIASQKFPPAQDAPDHAGVLPRISPPSASSTGNGQLVRHQCDLCPYSSSYRVNVAKHIKHVHGRERSSTGHSPLIGEGGESLLYNGTVGGEPGGAITRPPIASTPGLTTVANSQVIKTEPKDDVSGGPQSTDPATPDINVDIVMEEPAIKSEVFDPHMPSLNSPIASSPAASPLPAAVATNQQSVKTKSHPTAGSPPEHGIKTPSPPVDPTSGGSPAAQVTLLPGPKYCDTCDITFNYTNTYIAHKKFYCKAAIAAAAAAAAASVAAGTATGISPAGSSVGRRSASASPSRAATGGSTSPAVTVAVNRATETSV, encoded by the exons GAGACGATGAGGAAGCCGGtgacgaacagcagcagcagcagcagcagtcacaGAGCTCGATTCCTGCGGAGGAAAACGGTGATAGCAACAGCACAATAGGAAGTAACAACGGCAACAGTGGGAACAGtaacagcagtagtagcagcagcagcagcagcagcaatcacAGCAGTCGAAGTAACAGCAGTGCCGAAATGAACGGTGGCGGAATGGAGCCCAGCATCGACGCGAAGCTTGAGACGGAGGAAATGAGCGATAGAAGTCCACCGCGACCGGACGCGACACCTTCGCCAACGGTAGAACATCCACCACCATCGTCACAACCACCGGACGGAGATCCGGCGGACAGGGGAGAACCCCCAGCGGACGATGGGGAGCCAGTGGAGTTGGCGTTGCGCGAAATTAAGCAAGAACCGAACGTGGAACAGGAAGCGAACGTCGGCAAAGAGCCCCGACCGGGCTCGACGTGTTCGTCCCAGGGACAGACGCCTTCGCCGACGCCCGTCCCGATGCTGCGGCTCAATGTGGCGCTTGCCGCCGATCCGGCCGCAAACCCCGACGCAAAGGATCTCAAGAACCTCAGCGATGCTGAAGCGGCCCTCGAGGAGAAGCaatctcatcatcatctccaccatcaccaacagcaacaacacgcaCTCAACATGGCCATCGGTCCTCCGCCGGCACTGCAATCGTTAGGCAGTACGCCGCCGGCCCTGCTCAGCCGCAAACCGGCCCCATCGCTCAAGGGTCCCGAGTTGACGCTGCCGGTAGAACTGCCACCACGATTGCCCATGTACATATGTGGACCCTGCGGCATACGCTTCTCGTCCGCCTCGACGCTGGAAGCACACCAAACGTACTACTGCTCGCACCGTAAGGATGCGGACGAggcaggtggtggtggaggcggtggcggtggaggaCCCGGTGGAGGAACAGCCGCCAATGCTGGGCCGGCCGGCGGATCATCCACCGGGAGTGCTGGCGGCGTAAAGAATGCACATCCCGGTGGCGATGGAACGGGAGAACCGCCGGCAAAAGCCCTCAAAACTGGCAAACAGTACGCCTGCTCGCAGTGTTCGTACAGTGCGGACAAGAAGGTGTCGCTTAACCGGCACATGCGCATGCACCAATCGTCTCCCTCGCCGTCACCGGTCGGTGCGATCGTCAACGGGGACGAAGCGGTCGTCCTTGCCGGGCATCATcatgtgcagcagcaacagcagcagcagcaacagcaacttcAGCTTATCCAAGCGCAAGCGGTTGCCGCAGCTGCAGCCGTTttgcatcaacagcagcagcagcagcaacagcagcaacaacaacaaggacAACAATCGCAAGGACCAGCACCTCAGGTCGACCGCTATTGTTCCGATTGTGATATACGATTCTCCAGCACCAAGACATATCGGGCGCACAAGCAGCACTACTGCAGTTCGCGTCACCGCGAAGG GCAACAGTCGAACAACTCCACACCGAAGCCATCGTCAGCGCCGAAGTCGGGTTCGCAGAGCCCTCCGGACGTGCCGAAAACGCCACCGGTGGCGGCCGCCAGCCAGCAACCGTTCCTGGCGCTGCCGACCAATCCCATCATCGTGATACCGTACTCGCTGATCCGTGGTGCGAGCGTTATTCCCGGTTTGCT CTCATCTCTTGCGCCCGGTGTGGCCAATCCCGAGTCAGCGTGTTTCATCTTTCAAAACGGCAGTTTGCAACCGATCGCCATGTCGCTAGCATCCCAGGTGCAGGCGGTAACGGCGGCGATAGGGCCGAGCGGGTTCGAAGGACTGACGGGACACACTCAAACGCAGCGCCCTACACAAACTTCCGGTGCTATTGGctgcaatcagcagcagcagcagcagacccatcaacaacagcaaccttCCCGTGGTCCCACCCCAAACATATCGAACAGCAGTGATAATAACAGCGTGCACAGTGGCTCCGGTGGAGCATCAACGGGCGAGGTGCTGAAGGCCATCAACAAGCGAGACAATTCTGCCAATAA AGAACAACCGACCGGATCAACTCCGCTCGATCTTTCGGTGCGGCGTCTTTCGCCCGGTGCCATCGGTAGCTTAAGCCTTCGCGAACGATCCCTCTCCCTGTCGTCGGCAGTGTCGGCCGATCCGCGGCTCGATTTCGACAGTCTCATGGAGGGCAAGGAGAATCTATCCGTCAGCGGTGATTCACTCACGCCGGAGCAGATTGTGTGTGCACCGTCGTTGCCGGGCAGTCCACCGCTTACACCTTCCCCGAAGCGTCGCTCCAACAGTCCacgtggcggtggtggtggtggtggtggaccggtaTCGAATGCGGCCGCTGTAGccgcagcagccgcagcagcagcagcggcggccgcTCAGCACGGTCTCGGTGGTCCCGTCGGTGGATTGTCCATTTCGCCGCTtacgctgcagcagcaactgaTGCGACCGCTGCTCCCAGCCGACATTGCGCTCCGCCTATCGGCCGTCGGTGATCCGACAGTCAATCTGAACCTCAACATACTGCCCAACGCCCATCCGCTGCTGACGAAGCAAGGCGTCGAGCTAGCGCTCCGGCTGTCGGGCTCGTCCGGTGCATCGGCTGGCGATGGGTTGGCAAAGCCACAGATATCTCCACTCCTTAACAACATCTCTCCAACGGGagccggcggcggcggcggcggtggacCACCGGGCGTTAATAGCAGTGGTCCACCGGCGGGACCACCCGTTCTCGGTCCCGCAACGCCCCAAATTTTCGTGAAGCAGGGCGATTCCAAGTGCAAGGAGTGTAACATTGTGTTCTGCAAGTACGAAAACTATCTCGCACACAAGAAGCATTACTGTTCCGCTCGGAACCAGGAGGACGGCGAGCTGCCCAAGGTTAGCCCACCGATTTCTCCCCAAGCTTTGGCGGTTGGTGCGGCTTCCGGCGCTAGTCCGGCGATTAGCGGCGGGTCGGTCGCGTACCAGCAGCTGATCTGCGCTGCCTGCGGCATTAAGTTTACCTCGTTAGATAATCTCAGCGCTCACCAAATGTACTACTGTCCGAAGCGTATTGACGCCACGCTACCAGTG AGCGCCACCCCGACTGCTGTAGTGACAACGCAACCGCACAAGGAACGGTGCTCCAAGTGTAAGAGTATGCACGAACCGGGCCAACCGTGTACGGTCGCGGGACACGGTGCGTACAAGTGTCCCATCTGTGAGGAGATCAGCCCCAACTCGACGGAGGCGCGTCGGCACATGGATACGCACGGTGGCGTTAAGGCGTTTCGGTGCACGATCTGCCGGTACAAGGGCAACACGCTTCG CGGCATGCGCACCCACATCCGCATGCACTTCGACAAGAAAACGAGCGAGTTCAACGAGGAGAACTTCATCACCTGCATACTGGAAGAGGACGGCATCGAGATACCGCCGGCGGGAGCCCAAAATGCGGCCGCCCTGGCTGCAGTCGCGGCCGCACATGCGATCGCCTCGCAAAAGTTCCCTCCGGCACAGGATGCACCGGACCACGCCGGGGTACTGCCGCGCATCTCACCACCCTCGGCATCGTCGACCGGCAACGGGCAGCTGGTACGGCATCAGTGTGACCTTTGTCCGTACAGCTCAAGCTATCGGGTGAATGTG GCCAAACATATCAAACACGTACACGGTCGGGAGCGATCCTCGACCGGCCACTCGCCACTGATCGGTGAGGGAGGAGAATCTTTGCTGTACAATGGGACGGTCGGTGGTGAGCCGGGCGGTGCCATTACACGGCCACCGATTGCCAGCACACCGGGACTTACTACCGTGGCCAATAG TCAAGTCATTAAAACGGAACCAAAGGACGACGTGAGCGGGGGCCCGCAGTCCACGGACCCGGCCACACCCGACATCAACGTGGACATCGTCATGGAAGAACCGGCCATCAAGAGCGAAGTGTTCGATCCACACATGCCCTCGCTCAACTCACCGATTGCCAGTTCGCCCGCCGCATCTCCGCTACCGGCGGCGGTGGCCACCAACCAGCAGAGCGTGAAAACGAAATCTCATCCGACGGCAGGCTCCCCGCCGGAGCACGGCATCAAAACGCCTTCGCCACCGGTGGATCCAACGTCCGGTGGATCGCCAGCGGCCCAGGTGACGCTCCTGCCCGGCCCAAAGTACTGTGACACGTGTGACATTACGTTCAACTACACCAACACTTACATCGCGCACAAGAAGTTCTACTGCAAGGCGGCAatagcggcagcagcagcagcagcagcagcatcggtcgCAGCAGGAACTGCCACCGGCATCTCACCGGCCGGATCCAGTGTTGGTCGGCGCAGTGCGTCCGCATCGCCCAGCCGGGCAGCGACGGGCGGTTCGACGAGTCCTGCCGTTACGGTGGCCGTTAATCGTGCCACGGAAACGTCCGTCTAA